A single window of Pieris napi chromosome 8, ilPieNapi1.2, whole genome shotgun sequence DNA harbors:
- the LOC125052025 gene encoding uncharacterized protein LOC125052025, with amino-acid sequence MSVASGPVRPTLPLLRSAPTLPAIHRFKELGEAHDMALWTPYTEEALDLTKQNIEKSPDYPHLDHFYYESYGAPQTVPTSQISPDSIKSWNQEDETLSDDMEYQAFERDALQAMAERNGGSLLGNNPRMKRVVQSTQASDDMYRKQRERNNYAAKQSRDRRKLREVRLAFQVTFLKKKLAEMRSQLDSRVCASCLQSR; translated from the coding sequence ATGAGTGTCGCAAGTGGTCCCGTTAGGCCCACCCTACCGCTTTTGCGCTCCGCCCCTACTTTGCCCGCCATTCATCGATTTAAAGAGCTAGGGGAAGCACACGATATGGCTCTCTGGACACCTTACACGGAAGAAGCCCTCGACTTGACCAAACAGAACATAGAAAAATCTCCAGATTACCCTCACTTGGATCATTTCTACTACGAGTCGTACGGTGCACCACAAACTGTACCTACCTCACAGATATCTCCAGACTCGATCAAAAGTTGGAATCAGGAAGATGAAACTCTCTCAGACGACATGGAATATCAAGCCTTCGAACGTGATGCGCTGCAAGCTATGGCAGAGAGGAATGGTGGAAGTCTCCTGGGAAATAATCCAAGAATGAAGAGAGTCGTACAGAGCACCCAAGCATCTGATGACATGTACAGAAAGCAAAGAGAACGGAACAACTACGCGGCGAAACAAAGCAGAGACAGACGGAAGTTAAGAGAGGTTCGGTTGGCGTTTCAAGTGacgtttttaaaaaagaaattggcTGAAATGAGATCGCAACTCGACAGTAGAGTATGTGCCAGCTGTCTTCAGAGCCGCTAA